DNA sequence from the Labrus bergylta chromosome 13, fLabBer1.1, whole genome shotgun sequence genome:
gcctcagctccagctctcagtctgtcgttaagttgactgaaagttaggctgaggcagcatttccagcatggagaccgccatcaatgggactccagcgccccctgcaggaacagacaagtgacatcactcaggcttcgcccattaatatttacagtctttgttaGAAGTCACAGGTGCTACAGggatttttttaacctttagaCTGACTTATTTCTGCAAgctgttttctcctgtttccatctgtctgCTTAGCTAAGCTGATCCACTTCTCGTGATAGCTTCgatttgtttttcacagtaCAGGTTGCCTCATTAAAGGGCAGGGGGGATTTTCTCACATGCTTGTCCAAGAGTTCGTCAGTCAAACACCTTTAAGCAACTttaaattgtgttgtttttggcgccccctgtggacaaacctCTTATCTCTTAGATGTTTTAGTCCTGTGCATGCAAACATTTCccctgctttttttaaacagtcaaacGTATCACTTACAAAATATGTTAAATGGAgttgaggatcctggttttgaTCAGGTTTTCAAAATATCCCGTTTTTGTTGGTGCATCACATCCTGATCCCAGAAACCAGGATAAGCCTTTATCATGATTTGCAGAAACCTGATTTTCCTACGTGGAAAACTTTGAAAGAAAACCAAATACTGAGGCATGGCTACGACTTACCCCGGTTTCTGAGAGCTGCAGAGTACCTGCACAGGCGCCGCCTCAGCCAAGTGACCAACCAGCAGAACAAACATGGCGGCAGGAACAAGACCAGCTTACTTCTGGAGCGACCAAGAAACTGAGTTTTGTTCTTGCTGGGATGAAACAATTAAACATAATTAGAAGTTTAGATGGAGAATCAAAATGCTGACCTGTTCAAGTCAGTGGTGCACGGGCTAAAGGACACCGGTTTTCCAACAAGATGGTGGAGCAAGTCAGGTCACTATCGGTGCATTTAAACAACAGATCCTGAATAAGATCCAAAACCAGGAACAggtggtttcacattagggaccCGGACCCCATAGTacggttcatttgatcagtgtgaacccAAACATCTTGGGAACTATGCCCGAGTCATATGTACGGGTATACGGTCTGCGGGACATGTGAACGTACGAGCACATAATCCATTTTCTCATCCAGGATttcatctgaattgtttttctcgttttcagtttttttctgcaaaacaaaaacacacggCAGGACAGCAAGCTGGCGACGCTGAACGTCctccatatttatttttcttctgaagtcgtGTTTGATCCCATGAGCTTCTTTGGGATCTGTGTTTGTAAAATCATTACTACACACTGCAGATGTGCGGTCTCCGGTCTGGTCTAGTGTTTAAGTTTGGAGGATTATGTTGTTAAAAATCAGATGAgactgtcctcatgtctgtggtctccaacgtttttaaaatcagttaagaTTTTAAAGTCAGTTTAAGTCTGAACCCTGATTTTCTTCTACAAAATGTCAACAATTTCTTGAAAAAGAATCCTAATTCAGTATTTGCTTTTCATGGCATGTTGTTATCTTGATTAAAATATTGATGATTCTGActgtagattttctttttgcagcacCGCGGTGGCTACAGGATGAGGCTGTTCGAGCATTTCGACATGGAAGGTGAGATGATGGAGCTGACGGAGGACTGTCCCAACCTCATGGAGCGCTTCCACAACTACAACTTCAACTCCTGCAACGTGATGGACGGACACTGGCTCATGTACGAGCAGCCCAACTACAGAGGGCGCCACTTTTACCTGAGGCCCGGCCAGTACAAGAGCTTCAGCGAGTGGAATGGCAACAACTCGCGCGTGGGCTCCATCAGGCGGCTCATGGATCTCTAAAGACGGAGGCGCGGTTCTGGCGCACTGTCTGCTCTTTGCCCTGTTTCACACGCTGAATAAAATGGCGTCTGTGCTCAagtgttttcagttttgttCTTGCTCTCTGCGTTTGGAGGGCATGTTTTGTCCTGAGGATGTGACCGGGTCATGGACCAACATCCTGACTCTCATGAGAGGCTTGAATAAAATACTGCGAGCGCTGAACGACTGAGAGTCAAGAGTTATCTATTGTGGAGCTGACGGGACGTCGTCCTGCATGCCTCACTCTTCCTGTCACACTTattctaaaaaaagaaatctgtgcAAAGATAGaaggaaatacaaaaaacatctttcaatCTTTGGGGCgccgatagcctagtggttggtgcgccTGATGTGCAGAGGCCGGAGCCCTTAAGAGCAGACGGCCCCAGGTTCAGTCCGAcgtgtggctcctttcccacacgtcattcctctctctctctctctctctctccctgatttctgactctctctcttaACCTTAAAAGTTCACTCACATTTTCTTGAATTATTTAATAACTTCTTACCTCaacttaatttaatttgaaaatgccTCTGAGgcttcatttctgtttctgtctgtataggacagtggacagagtcagaaattgggcgGCCCAGGTCcgattccgacctgtggctcctttcccacatgtcattccccactctctctctcctcggtCTCTGACTCTGCCCgccgtcctatctctaaaataaagacgtaaaaaaaaaaaaaaagtattttaatgaCCTGAATCAAATAATCTTCacctccagagagagagaaagaaacttAAATTGttggggcgccagtagcctagtggttagtgtgcatgtcccatgtacagaggctgtagtcctccaagccgGTGGCCCGGGTTTGGatctgacctctctctctctctctctctccttgatttctgactctatccacagttctctctaaaataaagttacaaaaagccaaaaaattaatctttaaaagaaacttAAACTGTTGTGTTTTAAGGTGAAGACTTAAATAAACACCTGAGCCATAAAGACAGATCTTTAATAAGGAATACATGTGAAGCATGTCATGACTCCTGACATTTTACCGCAGGTGCTTCACTGCTTTAGAACGCTGCCTTTACTGggtttgagtttttatttgtaaatgatTTAATCTCCCCACCAGAGGGCAGCGGCACAGAGTTAAATCAAGCAGCTCCAAACATCACAATATTCACATTATTGTCATTAAAGAGACTCACTTTGCATTTGCACACAGAAGCACCACGCTGTTACTCAATTAGTTTAAGagattaattttttaatttgctcatAAATAATAGTTGACTGTTATGAGCACAAAAAAGAGATGTTTTAAACTAATAAAGACACATAAACTGGGAGTTTTTCCATTTTCCCACCAATGAGAGTTCAGATAAAAGAGAGCAGAGTGGTCATGTGATGTTGTCGCTTTAAAGATTAATAAAACTAAAAGCTtataaactgaaaaacaaaacagatactCAAACGGAAACCCGCCCAGACGACAGGAATAATCCAGCAAATGTCCAGAAACCGTTCAGCGCTGTAGAGAGTTCACCGTCCGTTCAGTGACGATagagagtttttaaaaaacctgccgggtctcacctgcacacacaactCCTAAACACCTCTTCAGGACAACACGGCAGCACAAACGCCAAAGATTCCTGACCATTACAATATGAATGACACATGCAGAGTCTGCATTTCACATTCAGTATATATGTGACAGGTGGGAGTCTTCAAAGAGCCGCACGGATCACACAGGGCAAGGCCGGGGGGCAGACACAGCGGCCGACATGGGGAAGGTAAACTACACAGCTCACagcacacactcctgtgacattTGCTCTGTTATGGTTAAAAATGCTCTTATTGtgaaaaggttttattttggattctTGGGCATCATTGAGAGTCAGTTTTGTCCAAAACCAAAATttgccaaaaaaacacaaaatagttGTGTTAATTTCTCAGATTTATGCAGAACTATGAATGAAAGTTGAAGACAGTCACTTTAATTTTCATGTCCAGGCAATCTTCTACGAGGATAAGAACTTCTCTGGGCGCCATTTTGAGTGCAGCCATGACTGTCCCGACCTGAGGTGCTTCCTCATCCACTGTAACTCCATCCGGGTGGAGAGCGGCAGCTTCATGATCTACGAGAAACCCGGCTTTGATGGAAACCAGTACTTCCTGAAGAGAGGGGAGTATCCTGACTTCCACGACTGGACCGGCATCAACGACTTCGTCTGCTCCTGTCGCCTCATCTGCACGGTGAGCTTCTGTTTTACGGCAAAGACGCAGAACTTGTGCACCAAACCCGAGATAACAGAAACCATCTTTTATAGGTGTTAATGTGGTTACAGGTATGAACATTTAGCCCTTTGTGATTCTCTTCTCATAACTGCTTTAAAGGATCCAAGAACATAAagcatcttttcttcttttctgctgttaaaacacaaaatgaagagAGATATTTTTAAAGGTAATTCATGTCTGTTAAGTCTCTTTCTGAATCAGCTTAACGCACAGGAAGTAAATTCAGCCGCCATGGGGGTCTCaatcaaacaataacaaaaagaagtGCAAGaagcagacaaaattgtcctttgtttgagctgcaatcacctgtgtcctgcattgttgtgttagcatgctaatgttagcgctctttagttagctcgtagcttcacattgcatgtaaactgacacagagtgagcgtgatctaaaaactcttactaacatccaaataatcagtgagtatgttcttcttctctttagtccttgactaaaacagcttttatacacaaggggaggagccagccttcccgtccatgtaaacacggctctgacaacaacacatccagtgggactcgagcttctcactcattgtagacagtcatgactcagagacacatttacacaggatagacttgatgtATGAGATATTTACGAGTAACATGTTGTACATTCTTCCTTTGACGTTTGTTACTTTGACTCATAATTAATCAAATCTgaagatcaaataaataaaatgtgaactCTAGATAAATCAAACGTCAAACTGTAAAGtcatgctagcagctctgtgagTCTGAATGTAGTCACAGAGGTGATTTGATCAGGTAAAACAATGCATGGCTGCTTTTCTGAATACTCCCCCTCTCACCTGCAGAACCAGCAACACGGCTTGTTCAACGTGCGTCTGTATCAGCGGATCGAGTTCGGGGGTCAGATGATGGACCTGATGGACGACTGTCCCAGCGTCATGGACCGCTTCCACATTAACGACATCTTTTCCTGCAACGTCACCGAGGGTAACTGGCTCTTCTACGAACACCCAAACTACAGCGGCAGGATGTACCTGATCAGACCCGGAGAGTACCAGAGGTTCAGTGCGTGGGGCGGCAGGACCGCCAGGGTCGGCTCCATCAGACGCGTCATGGACTATTGATCCGTTTCAGTGGAGGTTTTTGGAAAAGCTTCATGCTCGATTAATAGCTTAAAGACTGTTTATAAAAAGTACAACAAACTGTGCAGCGGCTCAGcgacaaaaactgtttttgttcatatttggtgattggacctttaaaaatTAGACAAAATCTTGGTGTTCAGGAAATATTTTAGAATATTCATGGCCATGAGAATGGTTTATTCCATAGATATGAGCATGGAGTCAAAGGAGGGACCATTAAAGGTTTTCATCGAGTTTTACATGCTCTCAGGTCTAAGTGGCTGCAACTGCTTCTTCAACCAACAGCTGCAAAGACGCCAACATCGTCCCTGCAGGCGAATGCTGTGTCAGATAAAAATGATGCcactaaaagtgttttttccttttctgctcgtggagcttattagaaacatgcagaggctttttaggtcgggtacaatcacttctatctgaaccagttctcttgacccgcttccatcgctgcaacacctgttggtttgacctgataactgctctcaaatctgacaaaccgaggggtgtccaaaatgaccgtgtgggggtgccttaaaactgcctaccttctctggtccaaataaatccagaccattcaggagcagaatctaaagttagaaggaggacatactggctgctgcattgttgtcagagaagccagcacttcaacatagcatgtttccttaatgtctgatcatcaCTTTGATTTGAACGCATTACAGCATGGAGACTCTAGGGTCCACTGGACTGTAAGGAGGAAAGCTCTCGGCTCTCACAGTAGACTTAAGCTTGATGTGTGTACATCATTGATGTGAAGTAATATTGTATTCTACCTCAGAAGTTATGTTTGTTCAGGATTTAAGAAGTAAATCTCTTTGCCTGATGGATTGTGCCGATTATGACGTGTTAGCTCTATTAAATATCAGTTTCATCCGGCTGATTCCTCGTGCTGCGGTCTGTTGTTCGCAGGCTTTTTCTGGGACTAGATTCTGATGAACATGGAGGAAAGAACAATAACTCATCACACATGTCTACACATAAacagatgtcacacacacacacacacacacacacacacacacacacacacagcagcgtCCCGATCCATCATCACTTTGCGAGGTTACATTTAAATGACAATACTTTATGCTGTGCAATCACACAGGagtcctttctttcttttattttataaagcaCACTGGCTTGGCTCTGGGACAGCACTGAGCGCTAATCCAGTCTGACGCCAACATAACCATGGGAAAGGTAATGGAAATTAAACCTTCTCACTACTCCTGCATTTAAATAATTCTGCAGACTTTAACCTCTTGCAAGATTTCCTAGACATGACTGCACCTTTCTTCTATGCAAACATTTGCTCTTTCAGATCATTTTTTACGAGGACAGAAACTTCCAAGGGCGCTCTCATGAGTGCAACAGCGACTGCGCCGACCTCCACTCCTACTTCAACAGGTGTAACTCCATCAGGGTGGAGAGCGGCTGCTTCATGGTGTACGAGAAGCCCAACTACTTGGGCAACCAGTACTACCTGAGAAGAGGAGAGTACTCCGACAACCAGCGAGTGATTGGAATGAGCGACTGTGTGCGGTCTTGCAGGCTAATTCCTCAGGTTAGTCGTGATTTGTTCTTTCTTTGGATGTATTTGATCGGGGTAGAGTCTGGATGAacagggggaggagagagagggggaaacatGCACCAAAGAGGGGAGGGTCTGAGTCAGACCTGGGGCTGCTGATCTGAGGACTTTGTGTCTGGGGCGTGCTCTGAAGGAATCGGCTAAACACTCGCCCTGTTAGGTTGCTTCAGATTTTATGCTTTTAAAATGCTTCTTTGTGTTACAAATCAAACTTTATGAGTCAGTAGAATTTAGGTATAACTGCAATATCTCTGCATGACGACATCTTTATTGACACAATAAGAGTTTTCCGTCCCTTTTGCAGCACCGAGGCTCTTACAAGATGAGGCTCTACGAACGCCCCGACATGTCGGGCCAGATGCACGAGCTGGTGGAAGACTCCCCGAACATCCAGGACCGCCTCAACACCTCCGACTTCAACTCCTGCAACGTGATGGACGGCCACTGGCTGCTGTACGACCAGCCCAACTACAAAGGCCGGATGTACTACCTGAGGCCCGGGGAGTACAGGCGCTACAGCGACTGGGGAGGAGTCAGCCCGAGGGTCGGCTCCCTCAGAAGAATCACGGACGCCAACTGAGCCGGGCGTCAAGATTTTAACTACTGATTTCCCAATAAATGTCACTGCTTCATAAAACGTACATGCCTCGTTCTGTGTTACTCTTCCAGCTCTCTGCTCATTTTGTTCCCTCAGAAACTCACAATCAGGACAAAGCTTCTGTAACACCTCACGAGAACAGACTCTTTCTTACATTGGAGAATAAAACAGTCTGCGGCTGCaggcaaaaacattttctatctCATACTTTCCCCCCAGTGCTTTGGCATGCTGAGCCAAACAATGCCAGAGTTGCCCCCTTTCACATTGGGGACCCCTTATTTGGATTAGCTGGTCTGCGGTGGCAGAATTTACCCCAACGATTAgtgtacaacacaaacacagcgtggagagagagagagagagagagagagagagagagagagagagagagagagagagagagagagagagagagagagagagagagagagagacggagaatCCTGAGCTGAATGTCACAAACATATTTATGTCAGAAACATGAGCAAAGTAGAGAAAACGAGGAGTCAGGATGGATCCAGTGAGGCAGCACACATGAACCATCCCAAAGAACGAAACAGAAAAGAGATCGCACGTTTTGTAAATGCACAGCGAGGAAACAAGATCGACTCTTTCTATTAGAGACATCAAACAGTCATAACATTCAGATTTTTACTTAGTGTGTCTTGAGTTATAAGTCTGATTATTCAGGTGATTTGTGTCTGTGAGAAACAAACATCTCCACACGCTTCACCTCCAGAGAGGATGACATTTCTCATGTTTCAGATGTTTTATGCACATTCAGGTTTTCCAATGAgttatttttcctttattttcacGGCTCATCCATTTTAACAAGATTCCTATGAACATACGTATCTTTATAACATCAAACACAGCAGATACCAGATTACATTTAAAGGTCTCATGAGTTGAGACGATGATGAAGGTCTGGACTCAAACATGGAAGCTGAAGAAACAtctaaacacaaagacacgtTTACAAATGAAAACGTTTAGAAGTGATTCATTTAAGGATGATGTCCATGATCGTTTGAACCAGAGACCCTCTGAGTGTGTACAGGTTTTAATCCAAAGAGTCTCAGATGTGAAGGTGAGATGATTATATGTGTCACATTTTATTCACATTAGTATTATATGATATAACCGCTAACATGTTGTAGAGCGAGCTCAAGCCGCCCAACGACCTCAAAACGTGTCccagagtgtgtatgtgaacaTTTCTACAAACTGTGGAGAACAGAGATGTcatcaaataaatgattaacCCTTATTTGCTCGACCTGAAGACCCCCCCAGCCCCTCCCCCTCGCCCCTCCACACACTCATTTCACAACGTGCAGTAAGACGGAGAGTCTTCAAAAGGTCCAACATGGCTGTGACACATCAAGGGAATTGTAGTCCACTAAGTCCCAGCTGAGAGATCATGTAGCTCACCGTGCAGCCGAGGGAACGCACGGCAGCGTTAAAGTGACTCATAATGGAGATGATAACATCGATAATGTGAATAAAAGCGTAACATCCAGCGCTGTGTATTAGCACACACGGGGCTGCTCAGGTGGAGCATTAGGGAGGCTGAATGGCTTCCTGCTCTGTTACTCAACATATTTAATGGTAAAGGGCTGTTCCATATTGTTCTGCAGCCATTGTCAGCTGGACGTGTGGATACCATACTAGTCTTTTCCTTTGTCCATGCAAGTCAAAACGCCAAACCGCTTAATTATttatccccctttttttttcaaatacaaatcCATATTTCTGTCCCAATGTTGGGCTCACaacaaaaaggtaaacatgTGCCAGTAGCCTTCAATTATAGCTACGAGAGGATTTGAATAACAATACTTTGTTTGTGGAGAGGCGGTATAAAAAGCCCTGAAAACATGGGGAATCTCTCCAACGGAGACCATGGGCAAGGTGAGTACTGTTTGTTCTCTCTGCTGACATTCAATTGAAGTTGTTCCAAAGctaaaaaaagtttgttttatgttgaatTCTGACGCAGTGACACTTTTATATCCGCCCCGACAGATTATCTTTTACGAGGACAAAAACTTCCAGGGCCGGAGCTATGAGTGCAGCAACGACTGCACGGACCTTCACTCGTACTTCAGCCGCTGCAACTCCATCCGGGTGGAGAGCGGTTGCTTCATGATCTACGAGCGACCCAACTTCATGGGCCACCAGTACTTCATGAGGAGGGGGGAGTACCCGGACTACCAGAGGTGGATGGGCTTCAGCAGCTGCATCCGCTCGTGTAGGATGATCCCAGTGGTAAGTGGACCAGACGATTTTGAAGAAGGATAATTTAATGTAGAGATAATATTCCTGCATTTGGTAGAGTGAATGTGTTTGGATTGTTGGGACTAAAACGACCTTCTCCTCGGTCCTGCAGTATCGAGGCTCCTACAGATTGCGTATCTATGAGAAGCCCGACTTCAGCGGTCACATGATGGAGTTCATGGATGACTGCCCCTGTGTGTCCGACCGTTTCCACCACCGCCACGTGTACTCCTGTAATGTCATGAACGGCTACTGGATCTTCTACGAGTACCCCAACTACCGAGGCCGGCAGTACTTCCTGAGGTCCGGGGAGTACAGGAGGTACCGCGACTGGTGTGCCACCTGCGCCATCGTGGGCTCCTTCAGGAGGGTCACCGAATTTTAGCCATTCATCGAACGCTTTGCTGTAAATATCAGacactttgtttattaaagGATGTTGAATTTTTAACCTTCTCTCTGCATTTGTTTTCCTTGATTTGTCTTCTTGCCTGGACTCAGTAGACAGGCTGACTGAACAACGGTAAATGTGGGGCGTGcatagtttttgttttcactctgttttGACCGTGAACAAGAGGTTGAAGAACACGATGGTCTTACTGTGATTACTCCTGAAATACAGGAGACAATGGGGGGGCATCCATGAGTGTACGGCAGCCGCTTCGAGGCAAATAAACTTCCCATCGACAGGTAAATCTTTCCCCCTGTCAGCATTGTTTTCACTAAACGCCTCTGCTGAACTCTGATATGATGAGATATAAATCCATGAAGAGGCGGCGCCACATTTTCCTGCAGCTTAACGTCTTCCCATAACTTACTGTTGATTAAAATACTTATTCATGTCCTTATAATAACAGCATCAGTAGCGGTCATAGTCTGAAACa
Encoded proteins:
- the LOC109986954 gene encoding gamma-crystallin S-1 isoform X1 — its product is MTHAESAFHIQYICDRWESSKSRTDHTGQGRGADTAADMGKAIFYEDKNFSGRHFECSHDCPDLRCFLIHCNSIRVESGSFMIYEKPGFDGNQYFLKRGEYPDFHDWTGINDFVCSCRLICTNQQHGLFNVRLYQRIEFGGQMMDLMDDCPSVMDRFHINDIFSCNVTEGNWLFYEHPNYSGRMYLIRPGEYQRFSAWGGRTARVGSIRRVMDY
- the si:dkey-57a22.15 gene encoding gamma-crystallin M2, whose amino-acid sequence is MLNSDAVTLLYPPRQIIFYEDKNFQGRSYECSNDCTDLHSYFSRCNSIRVESGCFMIYERPNFMGHQYFMRRGEYPDYQRWMGFSSCIRSCRMIPVYRGSYRLRIYEKPDFSGHMMEFMDDCPCVSDRFHHRHVYSCNVMNGYWIFYEYPNYRGRQYFLRSGEYRRYRDWCATCAIVGSFRRVTEF
- the LOC109986956 gene encoding gamma-crystallin 2 — protein: MGKIIFYEDRNFQGRHYECMSDCADLHSMFDRCRSIRVESGMFMIYDRPSYTGNQYFMRRGEYSDYMGMTGLNDCVRSCRMIPLHRGGYRMRLFEHFDMEGEMMELTEDCPNLMERFHNYNFNSCNVMDGHWLMYEQPNYRGRHFYLRPGQYKSFSEWNGNNSRVGSIRRLMDL
- the LOC109986954 gene encoding gamma-crystallin M2 isoform X3, with the protein product MGKIIFYEDRNFQGRSHECNSDCADLHSYFNRCNSIRVESGCFMVYEKPNYLGNQYYLRRGEYSDNQRVIGMSDCVRSCRLIPQHRGSYKMRLYERPDMSGQMHELVEDSPNIQDRLNTSDFNSCNVMDGHWLLYDQPNYKGRMYYLRPGEYRRYSDWGGVSPRVGSLRRITDAN
- the LOC109986954 gene encoding gamma-crystallin M2 isoform X2 encodes the protein MTHAESAFHIQYICDRWESSKSRTDHTGQGRGADTAADMGKAIFYEDKNFSGRHFECSHDCPDLRCFLIHCNSIRVESGSFMIYEKPGFDGNQYFLKRGEYPDFHDWTGINDFVCSCRLICTNQQHGLFNVRLYQRIEFGGQMMDLMDDCPSVMDRFHINDIFSCNVTEAHWLGSGTALSANPV